In Xanthomonas theicola, a single genomic region encodes these proteins:
- a CDS encoding transposase: protein MSTKGWPVQLCDSGYTGEPFAEGVREILGKQVTVQIAKRSELHTFKVMPKRWIVERSFAWLGKNRRLWKNCERKLNTSLQFIHLACLTLLLKRS from the coding sequence ATGTCTACGAAAGGCTGGCCGGTCCAGTTGTGCGATAGCGGCTATACCGGAGAACCGTTCGCCGAAGGCGTACGAGAGATCCTGGGCAAGCAAGTCACGGTGCAGATCGCCAAACGCAGCGAACTGCACACCTTCAAGGTCATGCCCAAGCGCTGGATCGTCGAACGCAGCTTTGCGTGGCTGGGAAAGAACCGAAGGCTATGGAAGAACTGCGAGCGTAAGCTCAACACCAGCTTGCAGTTCATCCACCTGGCATGCCTGACACTACTACTCAAAAGATCGTGA
- the fdxA gene encoding ferredoxin FdxA — protein MPFVVTENCIKCKYTDCVEVCPVDCFHAGPNFLVIDPDECIDCTLCEPECPANAIYPEDDVPAGQEGFVALNAKLAKAWPVLTTRQEPLPDAADWDGKPDKLPLLLK, from the coding sequence ATGCCTTTTGTCGTCACCGAAAACTGCATCAAGTGCAAATATACCGACTGCGTGGAAGTATGCCCCGTGGACTGTTTCCACGCCGGGCCCAATTTCCTGGTGATCGATCCGGACGAGTGCATCGACTGCACCCTGTGCGAACCGGAGTGCCCGGCCAATGCGATCTATCCCGAAGACGATGTGCCCGCCGGCCAGGAAGGCTTCGTCGCGCTCAATGCGAAACTGGCCAAGGCCTGGCCAGTGCTGACCACCCGCCAGGAACCGCTGCCCGACGCCGCCGACTGGGACGGCAAGCCGGACAAGCTGCCGCTGCTGCTGAAATAG